ATCAGCGGCCTGGGCTTTCTGGGCTACCGCCTGGCGATGGAGGCCCTGACCGAACAGGAGTGAGCCCGATGGCGGTTGAATCGCCCACTTGGGCGATGAAACCCGACCAGCGGGAGATGCTGAAAGACGCGCCGCGGAAGATGGGTCAAAAGCTCTCTTTTGGTTGGCCCCCGGCGTGTAAAACGAATTCCGTTTGTTTCGTTCACCCACCTGAACGTCACTGGTTGGTTCACTCCACGTCCGGAACCGTTTTTCTCCTTCTCGCTCCGCTCGGATTGAACCGTTTTATAAACGATGAGGTAGGAGTTGGTGTAAATGCTCCGTCAGGCGCTCTCCGGTGTTCTCATGCTTTCAGGCGAGATACTGACAGACGTGAAAAAGACCCTGATCACCCTGACTGTGCTGACCGCGCTGGGTGCCGCTTCGGCCCAGACGGCGCAGGACATCATCAACAAAGTGGACGCCACCCAGAAAGCCGCCAAAGACGTTTCTTTCCGCCTCAGTGGCACGGCCAACTTCGAGACCCAGTCGCAGAAGATCGACCTGACCGTGAAAAGCATCCCGGCGCAGAAACTGGCCCGCATTCAGTTTATGGCGCCGGACGCCCTGGCCGACAATATCGTGGTGGCCGACAGCAAGGAAGTGCGCCAGTACATGTTCCTGACCAACCAGATCACCGTGACCCCCCTCAACAAGGCCGCCAGTAGCGTGGGTATTTCCGGGCTGGACTTCAACAACCTCGGCAACACGTCCGACATGCTCAAAAGTTACAACGTGAAATTGATCGGCACGACGGGCAGCGCCGGCAGCCGCGTGTTCCAGCTGGAAGCCACGCCCAAGAGTGGCAGCGCCGAGAAATCGCGCGTCTGGATCAGCGAAGCGGGCTGGCGTCCGAACAAGATTCAGGCCTTCGACAAGAACGGCAAACTGGTGGCCGACATGACCATCAGCAACTACAAGGTGAACAGCGGCCTGACCGCCACCGCCCTGAAATCCCTCCCGAAAGACGCCCAGATCATCAAGCAGTAAAGCAAAAGCGAAGTTCAAAGAAGCTCCCGCGAAGATGGGGGCTTTTTTTGTGCCATGAGCAGCAGGTCAACCCACCCTTCTTTTCCTATCAGCTCCGATCTACACCGGATCACCCACCCCCGACCTTTCACTTGCCATGTTTCTCAGGTCTTCTGGACAGTTCCTGGGTGGTGGCACGTTTTCTTTATGGTCATTTCGTAAACTGCGGGGCGTGAGTGGATCTGAGAAGAAGACGGTGGCGATCGTGGGAGGGAGTGGCTACGCGGGCGGGGAGTTTTTACGCCTGGCGCTGAATCACCCGAACCTGGAAGTGACGCAGGTGACCAGTGAGCGCAGTGCGAATACGCCCGTAGGCATGGTTCACCCGAATTTGCGTGGGCGCACGAACCTGAAGTTCAGGAAGGCCGCCGACCTGGACGAGGCAGACATCGTGGTGCTGGCCCTGCCGCATGGCAGCGCCGCCAGGCGCCTTGCAGAGTTCGAGCCGAAAGGCAAAACGCTGGTCGACCTGAGTGCGGACTTCCGCCTGAAAGACCCGGAGGTTTACAAGGCCGTGTACGGCGAGGATCACCCCACGCCGGAGAAACTGAAGGACTGGGTGTACGGCAACCCGGAACTGCACCGTGAAGACCTGAAAGGCGCGACCCGGATTGCCTGCGCGGGCTGCTTCGCCACCAGCGTGATTCTGGCGCTGTACCCGGTGCTGAAGCTGGGCGCGCTGGCCCCAAAGGACATCATCGCCACGGGTCTGGTGGGTTCCAGTGCGGCAGGTGCCAGTGCCAGCGATTCGTCGCATCACCCGGAGCGGGCGGGGAGCCTGCGCGTGTATAAACCCGTAGGTCATCGGCACGGCGCGGAAGCGAAACAGGAACTGCCGGGCAATTTCCCGCTGCACCTGACCGCCATCAGCACGCCCCGCGTGCGCGGCATTCTGACCACTGTGCAGGCCTGGGTGCCGGACGGCTGGAGCGAACGCGACGTGTGGAGCGCCTACCGCGAGGTGTACGGCGCTGAGCCGTTTATTCGCATCGTGAAGGTCGCCAAGGGCATTCACCGTTACCCGGATCCGATGCTGCTGGACGGCACGAACTACTGCGACATCGGCTTTGAGATGGACCCCGACACGGGCCGCGTGGTGCTGATGAGCGCCATCGACAACCTCGTGAAAGGCACGGCAGGCCACGCCATCCAGAGCCTCAACATCGCCAACGGCTGGGAAGAGACCACCGGACTGGAGTTCGCCGGGTTGCATCCGGCGTAACAGGAATCAAAGAGAGCAGCGGAGGCTTTCACGCTCTTCGCTGCTCTCTTGTCTGTGCAATTTTTTCTGCGTGGTCTTTTCTGGGCGGTCAGCGGCTGGCGATTTTCAGGCGGCGTTCCATCTGGTCCGTGAAGAAGGTCAGCACGGTGGTCAGCGCGAGATACACGGCGGCAGCGACCAGCAGCGCGGGAATGGGCTGGAAGGTGCTGCTGCGCACCTGATCGGCAATGCGCAGGATTTCCGTCACGGCGATGGTGGCGGCCAGCGAGGAATCCTTCAGCAGCGCCACGATGTTGTTCACCAGCGCCGGCAGCGCGAGGCGCAGGGCCTGCGGGAGCACCACCGTAGTCATGGTGGACAGGCTGCCCAGGCCCAGCGAGCGGGCGGCCTCGACCTGTCCACGTGGCACGCCCTGCACCCCGCCGCGCACCACTTCAGCGTTGTAAGCGGCGACGTTGAGGGCGAGCGCGAACACGGCCGCGACAAACGCCGAGCCGAGTTCCAGGAAAGGCCAGGTGTCCGCCCATTCCAGCAGTTTTCCGAAAGGCGGAAACAGTTCAGGCAGGGCGTAGTAACTGAACAGCAGCTGCACGAAAAGGGGCGTGCCGCGCACCACCCACACGATGAAAGTACAGATGGCGGAAATGAGGCTGCCGATCCAGTAGGCGACACTGCCGCGCGTGTTCACGAACAGGGACGTGTTCGCCATTTTCCCCAGCCCCAGGAGCACGCCCAGCACCAGCCCCAGCACCCCGGACACCAGCGTCAGGTAAAGCGTCGTTTTGGCGCCGGACACGAACAGGGCGGCGTTCTTGGTAATCGCTTCGGGCCAGACCGGCAGTTGCAGCGCCAGCGTAATCAGCCAGAACAGCACCAGAAACGAAACGATGGCCCCGATGACCCACAGCAGCAGGTTGCTGCCCGGAGCCGCCTGACGCGCAGGCACGCTTCTGGGGGTGGTCATCGGGACGCCCTCACAGGCGGGAAGGTCAGCCTTGACAGCAACAGGCGTGTGAACATTGCGGGAATCATGTCATATTTCACGGTTGCGGAAAACAGGTGGAGCAAGAACAGGCAGGAGGGCTGGCCCAGACCCGCGCCGACTCTCCCGTGCCCATCATAAAAAACCGCCCGGAATGGGGCGGCTTTCTTGCTGACTGGTTTACAGCGGAATGTTGTCGTGTTTCTTGTACGGGCGAGTCTCTTCCTTGTCGGCCAGCATCTCGAAGGTCTGAATCAGGATCTTGCGGGTGTCCTCGATGGCGATCACGTCGTCGATGTAGCCCTTCCCGGCGGCAATGTACGGGTTGTCGAAGGTGTCCTTGTACTCGGCGATTTTCTCGGCGCGTTTGGCGGCCGGGTTCTCCGATTCCTTGATTTCCTTGCGGTACACGATGTTCGCAGCACCTTCCGCGCCCATCACGGCAACGGTGGCGGTGGGCCAGGCGTACACGGCGTCGGCGCCCATGTCGCGGCTGTTCATGGCCAGGTACGCGCCGCCGTAACTTTTGCGAGTAATCAGCGTCACTTTGGGCACGGTGGCCTCGGCGTAGGCGAACAGCATCTTGGCCCCGTGGCGGATAATGCCGCCGTACTCCTGTTGCACGCCGGGCAGGAAGCCGGATACGTCCACCAGGGTCAGGATGGGCACGTTGTAGCAGTCGCAGGTGCGGATGAAACGGGCGGCCTTGTCGGACGAATCGATGTTGAGGCTGCCGCCCATGCTCTTGGGGTTGTTGGCGACGATGCCGATGCTCTGACCGTTCAGGCGGGCAAAGCCGACCACGATGTTTTTGGCCCAGTCGGGTTGAATTTCCATGAATTCGCCGCCGTCCACGATGTCCTTGATCACGTCGTGCATGGCGTAGGCCTTGCGCTGGTCGGGCGTGATGACGCTGAGCAGGGGGTCGTTGCGGCGGTCGATGGGGTCCGTGCATTCCACACGCGGCGCCTTCTCGCGGGCGTTCTGCGGCAGGTAACCCAGCAGGTCTTTAATGCCCTGAATGACCGCCTCGTCGCCGTCGAGGGCCAGGTGCGCCACGCCGCTCTTGCGGGTGTGCACGTCCGCGCCGCCGAGCTGGTCGAAGGTGACTTCCTCGCGGGTCACCGTTTTGATCACGTCCGGCCCGGTGATGAACATGTAGCTGCTGCCCTTGCTCATCAGGATGAAATCCGTGATGGCGGGGCTGTACACCGCGCCACCGGCGCACGGCCCGAGAATGGCGCTGATTTGCGGCACCGAACCGCTGTAGATGCTGTTGCGGTAGAAGATTTCGCCGTACCCGGAAAGGCTGTCCACGCCTTCCTGAATGCGGGCACCGGCGCTGTCGTTCAGGCCGATGACTGGGCAACCGGTCTTGGCGGCCAGGTCCATGATTTTCGTGA
This DNA window, taken from Deinococcus fonticola, encodes the following:
- the argC gene encoding N-acetyl-gamma-glutamyl-phosphate reductase, whose product is MSGSEKKTVAIVGGSGYAGGEFLRLALNHPNLEVTQVTSERSANTPVGMVHPNLRGRTNLKFRKAADLDEADIVVLALPHGSAARRLAEFEPKGKTLVDLSADFRLKDPEVYKAVYGEDHPTPEKLKDWVYGNPELHREDLKGATRIACAGCFATSVILALYPVLKLGALAPKDIIATGLVGSSAAGASASDSSHHPERAGSLRVYKPVGHRHGAEAKQELPGNFPLHLTAISTPRVRGILTTVQAWVPDGWSERDVWSAYREVYGAEPFIRIVKVAKGIHRYPDPMLLDGTNYCDIGFEMDPDTGRVVLMSAIDNLVKGTAGHAIQSLNIANGWEETTGLEFAGLHPA
- a CDS encoding acyl-CoA carboxylase subunit beta; translation: MTQPNIELQELIATMEQKRAYVEAGGGPERARKQREGGKLTARERIDKLLDPGSFLEMSTFVQHARNRLMDGVESPGEGVVTGSGTINGRQVFVFSQDFTVLGGSLGKRNAMKVTKIMDLAAKTGCPVIGLNDSAGARIQEGVDSLSGYGEIFYRNSIYSGSVPQISAILGPCAGGAVYSPAITDFILMSKGSSYMFITGPDVIKTVTREEVTFDQLGGADVHTRKSGVAHLALDGDEAVIQGIKDLLGYLPQNAREKAPRVECTDPIDRRNDPLLSVITPDQRKAYAMHDVIKDIVDGGEFMEIQPDWAKNIVVGFARLNGQSIGIVANNPKSMGGSLNIDSSDKAARFIRTCDCYNVPILTLVDVSGFLPGVQQEYGGIIRHGAKMLFAYAEATVPKVTLITRKSYGGAYLAMNSRDMGADAVYAWPTATVAVMGAEGAANIVYRKEIKESENPAAKRAEKIAEYKDTFDNPYIAAGKGYIDDVIAIEDTRKILIQTFEMLADKEETRPYKKHDNIPL
- a CDS encoding amino acid ABC transporter permease; amino-acid sequence: MTTPRSVPARQAAPGSNLLLWVIGAIVSFLVLFWLITLALQLPVWPEAITKNAALFVSGAKTTLYLTLVSGVLGLVLGVLLGLGKMANTSLFVNTRGSVAYWIGSLISAICTFIVWVVRGTPLFVQLLFSYYALPELFPPFGKLLEWADTWPFLELGSAFVAAVFALALNVAAYNAEVVRGGVQGVPRGQVEAARSLGLGSLSTMTTVVLPQALRLALPALVNNIVALLKDSSLAATIAVTEILRIADQVRSSTFQPIPALLVAAAVYLALTTVLTFFTDQMERRLKIASR
- a CDS encoding outer membrane lipoprotein carrier protein LolA, which codes for MKKTLITLTVLTALGAASAQTAQDIINKVDATQKAAKDVSFRLSGTANFETQSQKIDLTVKSIPAQKLARIQFMAPDALADNIVVADSKEVRQYMFLTNQITVTPLNKAASSVGISGLDFNNLGNTSDMLKSYNVKLIGTTGSAGSRVFQLEATPKSGSAEKSRVWISEAGWRPNKIQAFDKNGKLVADMTISNYKVNSGLTATALKSLPKDAQIIKQ